In a single window of the Osmerus eperlanus chromosome 4, fOsmEpe2.1, whole genome shotgun sequence genome:
- the LOC134019239 gene encoding carbonic anhydrase 6-like isoform X1 has translation MECFLVVINVLLISPVYAGVSGIHWTYTEGALDQVHWADEYPACGGQKQSPIDIQRRNVQYNPRLLQLELSGYEAQKGKFLMSNNGHSVQISLPSSMAITKGLPDRYTAVQMHLHWGGWDMEASGSEHTLDGIRYMAELHIVHYNAEKYKSFHEAIDKPDGLAVLAFFYEDGHFENTYYTDFINNLSKIKYAGQAMNISSINVRSMLPENLNHYFRYHGSLTTPPCDESILWTVFDTPITLSHNQIRKLESTLMDHENKTIWNDYRMAQPLNDRVVESSFLPRLGKGTFCRQEEIESKLLKIEGLISSLGRQMESIGETRSSKNEPRALSPLVLHFPERNTASYALAHLKHPMSLNSFTACMHVRTHPNGLHTVLSYSRDNNDNELTITLGFEVGLWIGNEFVNLPHSFHSQDWANYCITWSSHSGGAELWINGLEGEEQYLRGGYTISPGGVFILGKDQDGFLGISDSDAFVGQMTDVNVWDYVLSRAEIKEQMLCGNSTMRGNAFSWGVTQLSLYGGVQLQIDHRCT, from the exons ATGGAGTGTTTCTTAGTTGTTATCAATGTCCTTCTCATCAGTCCTGTCTATGCTGGAGTAAGTGGAATACATTGGACTTATACAG AAGGGGCACTGGACCAAGTGCACTGGGCGGACGAGTATCCTGCTTGCGGTGGCCAAAAACAATCTCCAATTGACATTCAGCGGCGGAACGTACAGTACAACCCACGTCTGCTGCAACTGGAACTCAGTGGTTATGAAGCGCAAAAAGGGAAATTTCTCATGTCCAACAATGGGCACTCAG TTCAAATCAGCCTGCCTTCTAGTATGGCGATCACCAAGGGTCTCCCAGACCGCTACACAGCGGTCCAGATGCACCTGCACTGGGGGGGCTGGGACATGGAGGCCAGTGGTTCTGAACACACTTTGGACGGCATTCGCTACATGGCAGAG CTCCATATAGTCCATTACAATGCAGAGAAGTACAAGAGCTTCCACGAGGCCATAGATAAACCAGATGGACTGGCAGTTCTTGCTTTTTTCTATGAG GATGGACATTTTGAGAACACTTATTACACTGATTTCATCAACAATCTGTCAAAGATCAAGTATGCAG GGCAGGCCATGAATATATCTTCCATAAATGTCCGATCCATGTTGCCTGAGAACCTGAACCATTACTTCAGGTACCACGGCTCACTGACCACTCCCCCCTGTGATGAAAGCATTCTATGGACTGTGTTTGACACACCCATCACCCTCTCCCATAATCAG atCAGGAAGTTGGAGAGTACTCTGATGGACCACGAGAACAAGACTATATGGAATGACTACCGCATGGCTCAGCCCCTCAATGACCGTGTGGTGGAATCCTCCTTCCTGCCTCGCCTGGGCAAAGGCA CCTTCTGTCGTCAAGAAGAAATTGAGTCAAAGCTCCTAAAGATTGAGGGTCTCATCTCTTCACTAGGAAGGCAGATGGAATCAA TTGGGGAAACACGGTCCTCCAAAAATG AGCCCCGGGCCCTGTCTCCGCTAGTGCTCCATTTCCCAGAAAGGAATACTGCCAGCTATGCCTTGGCCCACTTAAAGCACCCCATGAGCCTAAACTCCTTcactgcatgcatgcatgtccgCACACACCCCAATGGCTTGCACACCGTCCTTTCCTACTCCCGCGACAACAATGACAATGAGCTAACTATAACCTTGGGTTTTGAGGTTGGGTTGTGGATTGGCAACGAGTTTGTCAACCTGCCACACAGCTTCCATTCACAAGACTGGGCCAACTACTGCATCACCTGGTCCTCCCACTCCGGAGGGGCAGAGCTCTGGATTAATGgactggaaggggaggagcagTATCTGAGGGGAGGGTACACGATAAGCCCCGGGGGGGTGTTCATCCTGGGGAAGGACCAAGATGGCTTCCTGGGCATTTCTGACTCCGATGCCTTTGTGGGACAGATGACGGACGTGAATGTGTGGGACTACGTGCTCAGTCGGGCAGAGATAAAGGAGCAGATGTTGTGTGGGAATTCCACAATGAGGGGCAATGCCTTCAGCTGGGGAGTGACCCAGCTCAGCTTGTATGGAGGGGTGCAGTTGCAGATCGACCACAGGTGCACCTAA
- the LOC134019239 gene encoding carbonic anhydrase 6-like isoform X2 gives MSNNGHSVQISLPSSMAITKGLPDRYTAVQMHLHWGGWDMEASGSEHTLDGIRYMAELHIVHYNAEKYKSFHEAIDKPDGLAVLAFFYEDGHFENTYYTDFINNLSKIKYAGQAMNISSINVRSMLPENLNHYFRYHGSLTTPPCDESILWTVFDTPITLSHNQIRKLESTLMDHENKTIWNDYRMAQPLNDRVVESSFLPRLGKGTFCRQEEIESKLLKIEGLISSLGRQMESIGETRSSKNEPRALSPLVLHFPERNTASYALAHLKHPMSLNSFTACMHVRTHPNGLHTVLSYSRDNNDNELTITLGFEVGLWIGNEFVNLPHSFHSQDWANYCITWSSHSGGAELWINGLEGEEQYLRGGYTISPGGVFILGKDQDGFLGISDSDAFVGQMTDVNVWDYVLSRAEIKEQMLCGNSTMRGNAFSWGVTQLSLYGGVQLQIDHRCT, from the exons ATGTCCAACAATGGGCACTCAG TTCAAATCAGCCTGCCTTCTAGTATGGCGATCACCAAGGGTCTCCCAGACCGCTACACAGCGGTCCAGATGCACCTGCACTGGGGGGGCTGGGACATGGAGGCCAGTGGTTCTGAACACACTTTGGACGGCATTCGCTACATGGCAGAG CTCCATATAGTCCATTACAATGCAGAGAAGTACAAGAGCTTCCACGAGGCCATAGATAAACCAGATGGACTGGCAGTTCTTGCTTTTTTCTATGAG GATGGACATTTTGAGAACACTTATTACACTGATTTCATCAACAATCTGTCAAAGATCAAGTATGCAG GGCAGGCCATGAATATATCTTCCATAAATGTCCGATCCATGTTGCCTGAGAACCTGAACCATTACTTCAGGTACCACGGCTCACTGACCACTCCCCCCTGTGATGAAAGCATTCTATGGACTGTGTTTGACACACCCATCACCCTCTCCCATAATCAG atCAGGAAGTTGGAGAGTACTCTGATGGACCACGAGAACAAGACTATATGGAATGACTACCGCATGGCTCAGCCCCTCAATGACCGTGTGGTGGAATCCTCCTTCCTGCCTCGCCTGGGCAAAGGCA CCTTCTGTCGTCAAGAAGAAATTGAGTCAAAGCTCCTAAAGATTGAGGGTCTCATCTCTTCACTAGGAAGGCAGATGGAATCAA TTGGGGAAACACGGTCCTCCAAAAATG AGCCCCGGGCCCTGTCTCCGCTAGTGCTCCATTTCCCAGAAAGGAATACTGCCAGCTATGCCTTGGCCCACTTAAAGCACCCCATGAGCCTAAACTCCTTcactgcatgcatgcatgtccgCACACACCCCAATGGCTTGCACACCGTCCTTTCCTACTCCCGCGACAACAATGACAATGAGCTAACTATAACCTTGGGTTTTGAGGTTGGGTTGTGGATTGGCAACGAGTTTGTCAACCTGCCACACAGCTTCCATTCACAAGACTGGGCCAACTACTGCATCACCTGGTCCTCCCACTCCGGAGGGGCAGAGCTCTGGATTAATGgactggaaggggaggagcagTATCTGAGGGGAGGGTACACGATAAGCCCCGGGGGGGTGTTCATCCTGGGGAAGGACCAAGATGGCTTCCTGGGCATTTCTGACTCCGATGCCTTTGTGGGACAGATGACGGACGTGAATGTGTGGGACTACGTGCTCAGTCGGGCAGAGATAAAGGAGCAGATGTTGTGTGGGAATTCCACAATGAGGGGCAATGCCTTCAGCTGGGGAGTGACCCAGCTCAGCTTGTATGGAGGGGTGCAGTTGCAGATCGACCACAGGTGCACCTAA
- the LOC134019572 gene encoding solute carrier family 2, facilitated glucose transporter member 5, with protein MWFAGPIPVVVTTEMFRQSSRSAAFMVAGSVHWLSNFTVGLVFPFMEKGLGPYSFLIFSVICLVTLIYTWLVLPETKNNTFLEISQMFAKRNKVEIRLGDENSPTNATGCLKEVEIGSTF; from the exons ATGTGGTTTGCAGGTCCCATTCCAGTTGTGGTGACCACAGAGATGTTCAGGCAGTCCTCCAGGTCAGCTGCGTTCATGGTGGCAGGATCTGTACACTGGTTGTCCAACTTCACTGTAGGACTGGTGTTCCCTTTCATGGAg AAAGGACTAGGACCATACAGTTTCCTAATCTTCTCTGTGATCTGCCTGGTTACCCTGATCTACACCTGGCTGGTGCTCCCAGAGACCAAAAACAACACCTTCCTGGAGATTAGCCAAATGTTTGCCAAGAGAAACAAGGTAGAGATCAGGCTGGGCGATGAAAACAGTCCTACCAATGCGACAGGATGTCTGAAGGAAGTAGAGATTGGCTCTACCTTCTGA